In Dyadobacter subterraneus, a single genomic region encodes these proteins:
- a CDS encoding LysM peptidoglycan-binding domain-containing protein, with product MKYIVYLAILAGFLKGAANARANGVSVVDSIGYEKVGGKIYVLHKVNQGQTMFAVVRQYGTTIQSLREANPGISDNVQFGQTLRVPYTPKAKKKEELKKEEPKKEVAKAPVKDSAPLPPPPTTTSAPTADAKVSVAPNGIHRVEAGQTLYRVAVKYGVLMADIRKWNNLKDDNLTDGQELIVSEKAAEKSKQPAPEPEPKKVVTNVVKDSVRAKAAVAEKIMKPVEEVAPPKVVTGKRKSESGLAEVIETDESTSKFLALHRTAPIGALVEVLNEYNQEKIIVRVIGRIPDTSVNDDIVIKLSSRAFEKVSPNSKRFRAVISYLDNN from the coding sequence ATGAAATACATAGTTTACCTCGCCATTTTGGCAGGTTTTTTAAAAGGAGCGGCAAATGCCCGTGCGAATGGAGTGAGTGTTGTAGATTCTATCGGGTATGAAAAAGTAGGCGGTAAGATTTATGTTTTACATAAGGTTAATCAAGGACAAACCATGTTTGCTGTCGTAAGACAGTATGGAACTACAATTCAATCACTTCGGGAAGCAAATCCGGGAATAAGTGACAATGTTCAGTTTGGACAAACACTTCGTGTTCCTTATACTCCAAAAGCAAAGAAAAAAGAGGAATTAAAAAAGGAAGAGCCTAAAAAAGAAGTTGCGAAAGCACCAGTAAAAGACTCCGCTCCACTGCCTCCTCCTCCGACAACGACCTCGGCTCCTACGGCAGATGCGAAAGTTTCTGTTGCACCGAATGGTATTCACAGGGTTGAGGCTGGTCAGACGTTATACCGCGTAGCTGTGAAATATGGTGTTTTAATGGCAGATATCCGTAAATGGAATAATCTGAAAGATGATAACCTTACTGATGGGCAAGAATTAATTGTCAGTGAAAAAGCAGCTGAAAAAAGTAAACAACCAGCACCAGAACCTGAACCGAAAAAAGTGGTAACCAATGTGGTAAAAGATTCTGTGCGTGCGAAAGCAGCCGTTGCGGAAAAAATTATGAAACCGGTGGAAGAAGTTGCACCGCCGAAAGTTGTTACCGGAAAGCGTAAATCTGAGTCCGGTTTGGCAGAAGTAATTGAAACTGATGAAAGTACAAGCAAGTTTTTAGCCTTACACCGCACTGCGCCAATCGGCGCTCTGGTCGAAGTTTTGAATGAATATAACCAGGAAAAAATCATTGTAAGAGTGATAGGACGAATTCCTGATACGAGTGTCAATGATGATATTGTGATTAAATTGTCATCCCGCGCTTTCGAAAAAGTATCGCCTAACAGCAAGAGATTCAGAGCAGTTATCAGCTATCTTGATAATAATTAA
- a CDS encoding transmembrane 220 family protein: MKFFKIIFGSLFMLFAYFQFNDPDATIWIFTYSAAALACYMSFNNLWPSWVYYGLAAGYLIASIFQWPPHFEGIFWGEAKMRSINIEEARESLGLLICCLAMVVLGKWGIPKIED, from the coding sequence ATGAAATTTTTCAAAATAATATTCGGATCGCTTTTTATGCTTTTCGCATATTTCCAGTTTAACGACCCGGATGCTACAATCTGGATCTTTACATACAGTGCCGCAGCCTTGGCCTGCTACATGAGTTTTAACAACCTCTGGCCTTCCTGGGTATATTACGGACTGGCAGCGGGATATCTGATAGCTTCAATTTTCCAGTGGCCTCCTCATTTCGAAGGAATTTTCTGGGGCGAAGCAAAAATGAGAAGTATCAATATTGAAGAAGCGCGCGAATCGCTTGGATTGTTAATTTGCTGCCTTGCGATGGTCGTGTTAGGAAAATGGGGCATTCCAAAAATTGAAGACTAA
- the kdsB gene encoding 3-deoxy-manno-octulosonate cytidylyltransferase — translation MQILGIIPARYASTRFPAKALVDIGGKSMIQRVYEQSSKATHLSQIIVATDDERILDHVHQFGGKAVMTSENHQSGTDRCFEALQKTGGNYDYVINIQGDEPFISPEPINSLAKVLDGTIELATLVKVIDSQDILCNVNVPKAVLNKRQEVLYFSRQTIPYLRGVEPENWLDSHTFYKHIGIYAYRVDVLEAITKLEVSSLEKAESLEQLRWLENGYSIKAVVTSDDSHGVDTPDDLDRVTRKFLS, via the coding sequence GTGCAGATACTAGGAATAATACCGGCGCGCTACGCATCAACCCGTTTTCCGGCCAAAGCTCTTGTAGATATAGGCGGAAAATCCATGATACAGCGTGTATATGAACAATCCTCCAAAGCTACGCATCTCAGTCAGATTATTGTAGCAACCGATGATGAAAGAATATTGGATCACGTTCATCAATTTGGCGGAAAGGCCGTAATGACTTCGGAAAATCATCAAAGCGGAACCGACAGGTGTTTTGAAGCATTGCAAAAAACAGGTGGAAATTATGATTACGTAATTAATATTCAGGGCGACGAACCTTTTATTAGCCCTGAACCTATAAACAGTCTGGCAAAAGTGCTCGACGGCACGATTGAACTGGCTACTTTGGTAAAAGTTATTGACAGCCAGGATATCCTTTGCAACGTTAACGTACCGAAAGCCGTATTGAACAAACGGCAGGAAGTTCTTTATTTCAGCAGACAGACAATTCCGTATCTGCGTGGTGTTGAGCCAGAAAACTGGCTTGATTCTCATACGTTTTACAAACACATTGGGATTTATGCTTACCGCGTGGATGTTCTTGAAGCAATTACAAAATTGGAAGTTTCTTCACTGGAAAAGGCTGAGTCGCTGGAACAGTTGCGCTGGCTGGAAAATGGATATTCGATCAAAGCAGTAGTTACTTCGGACGATTCGCATGGCGTGGATACACCGGATGATCTGGACCGCGTAACAAGGAAATTTTTATCCTGA
- a CDS encoding DUF4905 domain-containing protein, translated as MQKLFSHTFSQNIWRILPHPDPDRNEWAVELRESSEKKVSFAIIDLSVPELRWQVTPEGADWWTSLTAFSGDHLFLHNYRYPDIPQPTDLLAISADSGNLLWALPNYVLVRTLDGDLLEVATFKGEQFQKSFFDTRTELLSPVLEEINLPSTEIILKQPVRYKERNVYFDRLSSFLMDTLGISKPICIDYLDERPYMMFSYYIYEQEKVVQYLLIVTDQKEIIFHERLSEGRDGVGQSTMMMRNKILVYLKNNNEFSSLTFSY; from the coding sequence TTGCAAAAACTGTTTTCACATACGTTTTCACAAAATATCTGGCGCATACTTCCACATCCGGATCCTGACAGAAATGAATGGGCGGTCGAATTACGGGAAAGTTCGGAAAAGAAAGTATCGTTTGCCATCATTGATTTATCCGTCCCCGAATTGCGGTGGCAAGTTACGCCGGAAGGAGCAGATTGGTGGACTTCCCTGACTGCATTTTCTGGCGACCATTTATTTTTACACAATTACCGTTATCCTGATATACCGCAGCCAACAGACCTGCTGGCGATCTCTGCGGATTCAGGAAATTTGCTCTGGGCGCTTCCGAACTATGTCTTAGTCCGGACGTTAGATGGTGACTTATTGGAAGTTGCAACGTTTAAAGGGGAACAGTTTCAGAAATCTTTTTTTGATACCAGAACAGAACTTTTGAGTCCGGTTTTAGAAGAAATTAATCTGCCATCCACGGAAATAATTTTAAAACAACCTGTTCGTTACAAGGAAAGAAATGTGTATTTTGACAGGCTGTCATCCTTTTTGATGGATACACTGGGTATTTCCAAACCCATTTGTATTGATTATTTGGATGAAAGGCCCTATATGATGTTTTCTTATTATATTTACGAGCAGGAAAAGGTAGTACAATATCTTCTTATCGTTACAGATCAAAAAGAAATCATTTTTCATGAACGACTTTCCGAGGGCCGGGATGGCGTTGGCCAGTCGACCATGATGATGAGAAATAAAATATTGGTATATCTTAAAAACAACAACGAATTTTCGAGTTTAACATTTTCATACTGA
- a CDS encoding bifunctional response regulator/alkaline phosphatase family protein: MQNKILWADDEIDLLKPHIMFLTNKGYDVTPVNSGADALDRIENDRYDIVFLDEMMPGMTGLETLAQIKQLQPTLPVVMITKSEEEHIMEDAIGSKIDDYLIKPLNPNQILLSVKKILDNKRLVTEKTTLSYQQEFRNLAMQYQDRIGHEEWADIYKKLIYWELELENSDDQGMSEVFSMQKSDANANFCKFIEQEYEGWLNDPKADRPVLSHQLMKQKVFPYLKKSTEPVFFLLIDNFRYDQWKVIQPIIQEYFNIEEESSYYSILPTTTGYARNAIFSGMMPSEMERKHPQWWVSDENTPDGEEGLNNHEFDFLQKQLETNHFNIKSSYNKILNTNQGKSLIDNFNNLLNNQLNVVVYNFVDMLSHARTDVQMIKELAPDESAYRSITKSWLLHSPLLEFIKKVAEKKCRLILTTDHGMIRVQKPVKIIGYRETNTNLRYKHGKNLGFDDNHLMVCRKPERIFLPKPHVSTSYVFTKEDYFFAYPNNYNQYVNLYRDTFQHGGVSLEEVIIPFIDLTAK; the protein is encoded by the coding sequence ATGCAAAATAAAATTCTTTGGGCAGATGATGAAATAGATCTTCTTAAACCTCATATAATGTTTTTGACCAATAAGGGGTACGATGTAACACCGGTAAACAGTGGTGCAGATGCCTTGGACCGAATTGAAAATGATCGATATGATATTGTCTTTTTAGACGAAATGATGCCGGGGATGACCGGGCTTGAAACCCTCGCACAAATAAAACAGTTGCAGCCAACACTTCCGGTTGTGATGATCACCAAAAGTGAGGAAGAGCACATTATGGAAGATGCCATCGGTTCAAAAATCGATGACTATCTGATTAAGCCGCTTAACCCTAACCAAATTTTACTTTCTGTTAAAAAAATACTTGATAACAAAAGACTTGTTACTGAAAAAACCACGCTGAGTTATCAGCAGGAATTCAGAAACCTGGCCATGCAGTATCAGGACAGAATCGGTCATGAGGAATGGGCTGATATATATAAAAAATTGATTTACTGGGAATTGGAACTTGAAAATTCCGACGATCAGGGTATGTCAGAGGTTTTCAGCATGCAGAAAAGTGATGCAAATGCAAACTTCTGTAAATTTATTGAGCAGGAATACGAAGGCTGGCTAAATGATCCAAAAGCTGACCGCCCGGTACTTTCTCATCAATTGATGAAACAGAAAGTATTTCCATATCTGAAAAAATCAACTGAACCGGTTTTCTTTTTATTGATTGATAATTTCCGTTATGATCAGTGGAAAGTGATCCAGCCGATCATTCAGGAATATTTTAATATTGAAGAAGAAAGCTCTTATTATTCTATTCTTCCAACCACAACAGGATATGCCCGGAATGCCATTTTCTCTGGTATGATGCCAAGTGAAATGGAAAGAAAACATCCGCAATGGTGGGTTAGTGATGAAAATACGCCGGATGGTGAAGAAGGTTTGAACAACCACGAATTTGACTTCCTTCAAAAACAACTGGAAACAAATCATTTCAATATCAAGTCGTCTTATAATAAAATCCTGAATACAAACCAGGGAAAATCGTTAATCGACAATTTCAACAATTTGTTAAACAACCAGTTAAATGTAGTTGTTTATAATTTTGTTGATATGCTTTCTCATGCCCGTACGGATGTACAAATGATTAAGGAATTGGCGCCTGATGAATCAGCTTACAGATCTATTACAAAATCATGGTTGCTCCATTCTCCGCTTTTAGAATTTATAAAAAAAGTGGCCGAGAAAAAATGCCGTTTGATTTTAACGACCGATCATGGTATGATCCGTGTTCAGAAACCGGTTAAAATTATTGGTTATCGCGAAACGAATACGAACTTGCGATACAAACATGGAAAAAATCTTGGATTTGATGACAACCATTTAATGGTTTGCCGCAAACCTGAGCGCATTTTCCTGCCGAAACCACATGTTTCAACATCCTACGTATTTACAAAAGAAGATTATTTCTTCGCATATCCGAACAATTACAATCAGTACGTGAATCTTTACCGGGATACTTTCCAGCATGGAGGAGTTTCTTTGGAGGAAGTTATTATTCCATTCATCGATTTAACTGCCAAGTAA
- a CDS encoding biotin--[acetyl-CoA-carboxylase] ligase, which produces MYNSIYDTLIIGKKVIYLPSCHSTNDIAAELVRSGVSMEGAVVITDDQTKGRGQRGTTWVTQPRMNLTMSVILTPTFLPIQEQFLISQAMALGISSYLSNYSDKVKIKWPNDIYLGDKKICGTLIENNIQGSRLASSVVGMGININQTEFSNPRATSLAKESGQDFFLPDEFYQLIHHLDAWYLKLKSIKNNQEIRQAYLDNLFGYKQLCLFRYQNEVLSGTVTGITDFGKLCVKFENQPEIKELDLKEVEWIWD; this is translated from the coding sequence TTGTACAACTCTATATACGATACCTTAATTATAGGTAAAAAAGTTATTTATCTGCCAAGTTGTCATTCAACAAACGACATAGCGGCTGAATTAGTACGTAGCGGTGTAAGTATGGAGGGAGCTGTTGTCATTACTGACGACCAGACAAAAGGCCGTGGACAAAGAGGTACAACCTGGGTAACCCAGCCTCGGATGAACCTTACCATGTCTGTCATCCTAACCCCGACTTTTTTACCAATTCAGGAACAATTTCTGATAAGTCAGGCCATGGCTCTGGGCATATCGTCATATCTTAGCAACTATTCTGATAAAGTTAAGATAAAGTGGCCAAACGACATATATCTGGGTGATAAAAAAATATGCGGGACATTGATTGAAAATAATATTCAGGGATCCCGCCTGGCAAGTTCAGTTGTGGGAATGGGTATCAATATTAATCAAACCGAATTTTCAAATCCCCGGGCGACTTCGCTGGCTAAGGAAAGCGGACAGGACTTTTTTCTGCCTGATGAGTTTTATCAATTAATTCATCACCTCGACGCATGGTATTTAAAACTGAAATCAATAAAAAATAATCAGGAAATCCGGCAGGCGTATCTTGATAATTTATTTGGTTATAAACAGTTATGCCTGTTTCGATACCAGAACGAGGTTTTGTCCGGCACGGTAACAGGCATAACTGATTTTGGAAAATTATGTGTCAAATTTGAGAATCAGCCTGAAATTAAAGAACTGGATCTCAAAGAAGTTGAATGGATATGGGATTAG
- a CDS encoding tetratricopeptide repeat protein gives MYRIFFLFFLVFLNSCSNSSDAFLQKGKQLMKEGKNKEAIEYLNKAIEKNTSNAEALNTRGVAYYEMKEYPSALMDFNQAIKIQPASYRPYFNRALLYTSDNHLDSALTDYNKAATLAPDTSDVFLNRGQLYVILDKLEPAIKDFEKATELDQENKMAWYNLGNTYYRQNDFKKATLAFRQTVKLDSQYGKAFYGLGLAEWYDGEKDLGCSSLKQAQNLGYEDATAAISQFCK, from the coding sequence ATGTACCGAATATTTTTTTTATTTTTTTTAGTTTTCCTTAATTCCTGCTCCAATTCTTCTGATGCTTTCCTCCAAAAAGGCAAACAATTGATGAAAGAAGGCAAAAACAAAGAAGCCATCGAATACCTCAATAAAGCCATAGAAAAAAATACTTCCAACGCTGAAGCTTTAAATACCCGCGGCGTGGCTTATTATGAAATGAAAGAATATCCAAGCGCCCTGATGGATTTTAATCAGGCCATAAAAATACAGCCCGCATCTTATCGTCCTTATTTCAATCGCGCGCTTTTATACACAAGTGACAATCATCTTGACTCAGCATTGACAGATTATAACAAGGCGGCCACTTTGGCTCCTGATACTTCGGATGTTTTTTTAAACAGAGGCCAGTTGTACGTGATTCTTGACAAACTGGAACCTGCCATTAAAGATTTTGAAAAAGCAACAGAACTTGACCAGGAAAATAAAATGGCCTGGTACAATTTGGGGAATACCTATTATCGCCAGAATGATTTCAAAAAAGCCACGCTCGCCTTTCGTCAAACTGTAAAACTGGATTCACAATATGGAAAAGCGTTTTACGGACTAGGTTTGGCAGAATGGTACGACGGCGAAAAAGACCTGGGATGCAGCAGCCTGAAACAGGCACAGAATTTGGGATATGAAGATGCAACAGCTGCGATCAGTCAGTTTTGTAAATGA
- a CDS encoding cell division ATP-binding protein FtsE produces MTDTTEPIVVLERADIYQGDRPVLNDVHFEIKNGEFVYLIGRTGSGKSSLMKTLYGDLWLHTGSAKVVGYELHNIKRADIPFLRRKIGIVFQDFQLLSDRSVEDNLSFVLRATGWEQQSKISKRIAEVLMQVGLGTSQKKMPHQLSGGEQQRVVIARAMLNEPRILIADEPTGNLDPEVGDQIMQVFKTINNAGTAILMATHNYEFLKKFPARTIKCENGSVTEG; encoded by the coding sequence ATGACTGATACCACAGAGCCTATTGTAGTACTGGAACGAGCTGATATTTATCAGGGCGACCGGCCTGTTTTGAATGATGTCCATTTTGAGATAAAAAATGGAGAGTTTGTATATCTGATCGGACGTACCGGAAGCGGAAAAAGTTCGCTCATGAAAACGCTTTATGGCGATTTGTGGCTGCATACAGGTTCTGCCAAAGTAGTTGGTTATGAATTGCATAATATCAAAAGAGCCGATATTCCTTTTCTAAGGCGTAAAATTGGCATTGTATTCCAGGATTTTCAATTGCTTTCTGATCGTTCTGTGGAGGATAATCTTTCGTTTGTACTTCGAGCAACGGGTTGGGAGCAGCAATCAAAAATTTCAAAACGCATCGCAGAAGTTTTGATGCAGGTTGGCTTGGGAACTTCTCAGAAAAAAATGCCACATCAGCTTTCAGGCGGCGAGCAGCAGCGTGTCGTAATTGCCCGTGCTATGCTGAATGAACCGAGAATCCTGATTGCAGATGAACCAACAGGAAATCTGGATCCGGAAGTAGGGGACCAGATTATGCAGGTTTTCAAAACAATCAATAATGCGGGAACAGCCATTTTGATGGCAACCCACAATTACGAATTCCTAAAAAAATTCCCTGCAAGAACCATTAAATGTGAAAATGGTAGTGTGACAGAAGGATAA
- the fsa gene encoding fructose-6-phosphate aldolase — MKFFIDTANLKEIKEAQALGVLDGVTTNPSLMAKEGITGKDNIMRHYKAICDIVDGDVSAEVISVDLEGMIREGEELIEIDDKIVVKIPMIKEGVKALKYFSSKGIRTNCTLIFSAGQALIAAKAGATYVSPFIGRLDDISTDGIGLIEQIITIYRNYGYETQVLAASVRHPMHIIQCAEVGADVMTGPLSAMEALMKHPLTDIGLEKFLADYNKGNA, encoded by the coding sequence ATGAAATTTTTTATTGATACTGCCAATCTAAAAGAAATTAAAGAAGCTCAGGCCTTAGGCGTACTTGATGGTGTTACAACAAATCCGTCACTTATGGCAAAAGAAGGAATTACAGGTAAGGATAATATCATGAGACACTACAAGGCGATCTGTGATATTGTTGACGGAGATGTAAGTGCGGAAGTGATTTCTGTTGATTTGGAGGGTATGATTCGTGAAGGTGAAGAATTGATCGAGATTGATGATAAAATTGTTGTAAAGATTCCAATGATCAAAGAAGGTGTAAAGGCTTTGAAATATTTTTCTAGCAAAGGTATCCGTACCAACTGTACACTTATTTTCTCGGCCGGACAGGCGTTGATCGCTGCAAAAGCAGGTGCAACTTATGTTTCTCCGTTTATTGGCCGTCTTGACGATATTTCTACGGATGGAATTGGTTTGATCGAACAGATCATCACAATCTATCGTAATTATGGATACGAAACTCAGGTTTTAGCAGCATCAGTTCGTCACCCGATGCACATTATTCAGTGTGCAGAAGTTGGAGCAGATGTTATGACAGGACCTTTGAGCGCGATGGAAGCATTGATGAAACATCCGCTTACGGATATCGGGCTTGAAAAATTCCTTGCTGATTACAACAAAGGAAACGCTTAA
- a CDS encoding TIGR02757 family protein — MLETEIELIPISQSITDLLEAKAAQYNQPDFIPFDPISIPHRFSKKQDIEIMGFWAAVLAWGQRKTIINKCLELSSLMDDAPYDFIKNHQDSDLKRFLDFKHRTFNATDTLYFLHFFQNYYNKYDSLENAFSNHMTETDVTIENGLIGFHDLFSDSENFPLRTRKHIATPVRKSSCKRLNMFLRWMVRKDDKGVDFGIWNMIKPSQLVCPCDVHVDRIARKLGLIQRPVTDWRTAVELTAALRMLNPNDPVLYDFALFGLGIEGFAKEEFLI; from the coding sequence ATGCTGGAAACTGAGATTGAATTAATTCCAATTTCCCAGTCTATTACTGATTTGTTGGAAGCCAAAGCGGCACAATATAATCAGCCGGATTTTATTCCTTTTGATCCGATCAGTATTCCACATCGTTTTTCTAAAAAACAGGATATCGAGATCATGGGTTTCTGGGCGGCGGTTCTGGCCTGGGGACAACGGAAAACAATCATAAATAAATGTCTGGAATTGTCTTCGTTGATGGACGATGCTCCTTACGACTTTATCAAAAACCATCAGGACAGTGATCTAAAAAGATTTCTTGATTTTAAACACCGTACTTTCAACGCTACGGATACGCTTTACTTTCTCCACTTTTTTCAAAATTATTATAACAAATATGATTCGCTGGAAAATGCTTTCAGTAATCATATGACCGAAACGGACGTAACTATTGAAAACGGATTAATCGGTTTTCATGATTTGTTCAGCGACTCTGAAAATTTTCCTTTAAGAACCCGTAAACACATTGCTACGCCGGTGCGAAAATCGTCGTGTAAGCGATTAAATATGTTTTTGCGTTGGATGGTGAGGAAAGATGACAAAGGCGTTGATTTCGGGATTTGGAATATGATTAAACCTTCACAGCTTGTTTGTCCATGTGATGTGCATGTGGACCGGATTGCAAGAAAATTAGGATTAATTCAGAGACCTGTCACAGATTGGCGGACGGCTGTTGAATTGACGGCTGCGTTGCGTATGCTAAACCCAAATGATCCCGTTTTGTATGATTTCGCGTTATTTGGTTTAGGGATTGAAGGGTTCGCGAAAGAGGAATTTTTGATTTGA